Proteins found in one Planctomycetes bacterium MalM25 genomic segment:
- a CDS encoding Arylsulfatase: MPERANTLKRAVSVFHAAKMANSVLRRAASALATGLLCAVTLGMLATGKCAFAAEKLNVIVIMADDISANEFPIHGVPEGGVGNSASSTPTRTPNLDRIASEGAWIKTAWSAPVCGPTRAMIMTGRYAHQHGWYANNMKASGSFYQTSTDSSGQRQIIGHVAKQAGYATVWAGKSQMPELDQYGFDEGIFYTGYDETIDGQVSPYSDFQASDPYKQGSWYWKPKLKRMNHPDDSTTFAWAPANQNGELDYGQDLYIDTIFDFVNRHTDDPTTSADDGEATKPFFAYYTPNLGHRAVDYLNAEQLPNGDYLGEQDWAGTPALVLNEETGRWSRQVETYQQQQNSGDPVVGVTENHIDRHVEYLDYQVQQITDELERLEIADNTVLIFTTDNGTWGYGKNQITKQRGTHVPFIVYAPGQLAVQGEQDILVELTDVWPTLADITGFEPPTDYDVDGESLWGYLTGETSEHREWISSYYADDQLIRGKNVLRDGRGDWYDTRGASDGDSFIPLTEDSDPELLAEKRMLELALEGIPSLEESQYAGAFASTSASLYESTAAIPEPTAAGLTFAAALLGLRYVRAIEGGRAEPACHPSSSSNRPAP; encoded by the coding sequence ATGCCTGAAAGAGCCAACACCTTGAAGCGAGCGGTCAGCGTCTTTCACGCGGCCAAGATGGCAAACAGCGTTCTGCGGCGAGCGGCGAGCGCTCTTGCGACGGGGCTGCTGTGTGCAGTCACGTTGGGAATGCTGGCCACTGGCAAGTGCGCCTTCGCCGCTGAGAAGCTGAACGTGATCGTCATTATGGCGGACGACATCAGCGCGAACGAATTCCCAATCCACGGCGTCCCCGAGGGGGGCGTTGGGAACAGCGCCTCATCAACCCCCACCCGCACACCGAACCTCGATCGGATCGCTTCTGAGGGAGCCTGGATCAAGACCGCTTGGTCGGCCCCGGTCTGTGGGCCGACTCGCGCTATGATCATGACGGGCCGATACGCTCACCAGCATGGTTGGTATGCCAACAACATGAAAGCGAGTGGCAGCTTCTACCAGACCTCGACCGACTCCAGCGGGCAGCGCCAGATCATCGGTCATGTCGCTAAGCAAGCGGGATACGCGACCGTCTGGGCGGGCAAGTCGCAGATGCCCGAGCTCGACCAGTACGGCTTCGACGAGGGGATTTTCTATACCGGCTACGACGAGACCATTGACGGGCAGGTCAGCCCCTACAGCGATTTTCAGGCTTCGGACCCTTACAAGCAGGGTTCGTGGTACTGGAAGCCGAAGCTGAAGCGGATGAACCACCCAGACGATTCGACAACCTTCGCTTGGGCGCCCGCTAACCAGAACGGCGAGTTGGACTACGGCCAGGATCTCTATATCGACACCATCTTCGACTTCGTCAACCGACACACCGACGACCCGACGACGAGCGCCGATGACGGCGAAGCCACCAAGCCCTTCTTCGCCTACTACACCCCGAATCTCGGGCACCGTGCGGTCGATTACCTGAACGCGGAGCAGCTTCCCAACGGGGACTACCTGGGCGAGCAAGACTGGGCGGGCACGCCCGCTTTGGTGCTCAACGAAGAGACGGGACGTTGGAGCCGTCAGGTCGAGACCTACCAGCAGCAACAGAACTCGGGCGATCCGGTCGTTGGCGTCACCGAGAACCACATCGACCGGCATGTCGAATACCTGGACTATCAAGTCCAGCAGATCACCGATGAGCTTGAGCGGCTGGAGATTGCCGACAACACGGTCCTAATCTTCACCACGGACAACGGCACCTGGGGCTACGGCAAGAACCAGATAACGAAGCAACGCGGCACGCACGTCCCCTTCATCGTCTACGCTCCGGGTCAGCTCGCTGTGCAGGGTGAGCAGGATATCCTCGTTGAGCTGACCGACGTGTGGCCCACGCTGGCCGACATCACCGGCTTCGAGCCCCCCACGGACTATGACGTTGATGGCGAGAGCCTCTGGGGGTACCTCACGGGCGAGACGAGCGAACACCGCGAGTGGATCTCCTCGTACTATGCAGACGATCAGCTGATCCGGGGCAAGAACGTGCTCCGTGACGGGCGAGGAGATTGGTACGACACTCGGGGCGCAAGCGATGGTGACTCGTTCATCCCACTGACCGAGGATTCCGATCCGGAGCTCCTCGCCGAAAAGCGGATGCTGGAGCTGGCCCTCGAAGGCATCCCCAGCCTCGAGGAGTCGCAGTACGCCGGCGCCTTTGCGTCGACATCCGCCTCACTCTACGAGTCAACAGCGGCGATCCCCGAACCGACTGCGGCGGGGCTGACGTTCGCCGCGGCCCTGCTGGGGTTGCGGTACGTGAGAGCGATCGAGGGAGGGCGAGCTGAGCCCGCCTGCCACCCGTCCTCATCGAGCAACCGTCCCGCACCTTGA